The following proteins are encoded in a genomic region of Amphiura filiformis chromosome 11, Afil_fr2py, whole genome shotgun sequence:
- the LOC140164893 gene encoding histamine N-methyltransferase-like: MATVDSFIPILSVLDDEDHFLKCFDVFMKRLQEKDTTSEDWLADIVADIRPKVVQSVDQSTKGTLKALGVGSGDGRTEDYFISHFKAYVTHIHQCLLEPNRRLAEQHQKNTQESNWKEVIYDWREETLEEYMEGVKESGTVVKYHFISAIHSLFYMTNPEETLGFLYDQLEDNGILLIVMASEKSIASRIALAIPSQYNKVTIKTSRFVLDYFDTRCIPYTLHIRDLTLDMSGYGLDQDVSEEASLLLDFFTHIRDFCKTPLPPRIKDNVFFNSTGDCGKSIQIRIARSDIPILFYRSKTSARSEVRRPFLSIVVPFVHVGVHFTLSTGSIVLQLRLIFYAVGRIYQTIWPDGSGHRAGLKFWRPKIAYVSSVLGQNRVKCPFSHCQ, translated from the exons ATGGCTACTGTGGATTCTTTTATACCAATACTTAGCGTTTTGGACGATGAAGAtcactttttaaaatgttttgatgtaTTCATGAAGAGACTTCAAGAGAAAGACACGACGAGTGAAGATTGGCTGGCTGATATTGTTGCTGATATACGACCCAAAGTTGTTCAGAGCGTTGATCAATCTACAAAAGGAACACTAAAAGCTTTGGGTGTAGGAAGTGGTGATG GGCGAACTGAAGATTACTTCATCTCTCACTTCAAAGCTTATGTTACACATATTCACCAATGCTTGCTTGAACCAAACAGACGCTTAGCAGAACAGCATCAGAAGAATACACAAGAAAGTAATTGGAAGGAGGTAATATACGACTGGCGAGAGGAGACATTAGAAGAATATATGGAGGGTGTGAAAGAGTCAGGAACAGTTGTGAAGTATCACTTTATCAGCGCTATTCACAGCCTGTTTTATATGACTAATCCAGAGGAAACGCTTGGATTTCTATACGATCAACTCGAAGACAATGGAATCCTTTTAATTGTGATGGCATCAG aaAAGAGTATCGCTAGTCGCATTGCCCTTGCAATACCTTCTCAATACAACAAAGTCACGATTAAAACATCACGCTTTGTTCTTGACTATTTCGATACCAGATGTATCCCGTATACCCTTCATATCCGTGACTTAACCTTAGACATGAGTGGATATGGCCTTGACCAAGACGTCTCAGAAGAAGCCTCCCTACTTCTTGATTTCTTTACTCACATCAGAGATTTCTGCAAAACGCCCTTACCACCCAGGATTAAGGACAATGTTTTTTTCAATTCTACAGGAGATTGTGGCAAGTCCATCCAAATCAGAATCGCAAGAAGTGATATACCCATACTATTTTATCGTAGTAAAACGTCAGCTAGGTCAGAAGTAAGAAGACCCTTTCTAAGCATTGTAGTCCCCTTTGTACATGTGGGTGTACATTTCACCTTGAGCACAGGAAGTATAGTTTTACAATTACGTTTGATTTTCTACGCTGTAGGCCGGATTTACCAAACCATTTGGCCAGATGGGTCCGGGCACAGGGCCGGCCTCAAATTTTGGCGCCCCAAAATTGCCTATGTATCTtccgttttgggccaaaatagggtaaaatgtCCCTTTTCACATTGCCAATAG